The following are encoded in a window of Bdellovibrionales bacterium genomic DNA:
- a CDS encoding ABC transporter permease — MKETLGRLKGVWVPLLVVLIWQGVSDAGWLNVQVLPSPWAVITKWIQYLKPLEPYTAESGPYWQWFFSGELPHDLWASFYRVLVGVLIGGGLALPLGLVMGESRRVYDYMNPLVQVLRPIPPIAYIPLAILWFGLGNPPAVFLIALGAFFPILMNTIVGVRSVDSIYIRAALNMGARPFTMFVKVIVPAAMPYILSGIRIGIGTGFICMIVAEMIAVNNGLGYRILEAREYFWSDKIIAGMFTIGLLGLAIDFVVDKINNYLLRWHRGLE, encoded by the coding sequence TTGAAAGAAACTCTGGGCCGCCTAAAAGGTGTGTGGGTGCCGCTGTTAGTGGTGCTAATCTGGCAAGGAGTTTCCGATGCCGGGTGGCTCAATGTTCAAGTCTTACCGTCACCGTGGGCTGTGATCACAAAATGGATTCAATACCTCAAGCCGCTAGAGCCGTACACTGCCGAGAGCGGGCCGTATTGGCAGTGGTTTTTTTCAGGTGAATTGCCACATGATCTTTGGGCCAGCTTCTATCGCGTGCTGGTCGGAGTACTGATCGGCGGAGGGCTCGCGCTGCCATTGGGCTTAGTGATGGGCGAAAGCCGCCGCGTTTATGATTACATGAATCCCCTCGTGCAAGTGCTGCGGCCGATTCCGCCGATTGCCTATATTCCACTGGCGATTTTGTGGTTTGGCTTGGGGAATCCGCCGGCTGTTTTTTTGATTGCACTCGGCGCCTTTTTTCCGATTCTGATGAACACCATCGTTGGAGTGCGTTCGGTTGACAGCATCTACATTCGCGCCGCCCTTAACATGGGTGCAAGGCCTTTTACTATGTTTGTGAAAGTGATTGTGCCGGCAGCGATGCCCTATATTTTGAGCGGCATTCGTATCGGCATCGGTACGGGTTTCATCTGTATGATTGTCGCAGAGATGATTGCCGTGAATAACGGTCTTGGTTATCGCATCCTCGAAGCTCGAGAGTATTTTTGGTCAGATAAAATCATTGCAGGGATGTTCACGATCGGACTTTTGGGTCTGGCGATTGATTTCGTCGTCGATAAAATCAATAACTACTTACTGCGTTGGCACCGTGGATTAGAATAG
- a CDS encoding ABC transporter ATP-binding protein, which translates to MAANVEVKNVSKTFRGQGKDVVALRDINLEIPAGQFVCLLGPSGCGKSTLLNGIAGFSSPTTGEIKVSGKPVTHPGPDRGMVFQEYALFPWMTVEDNISFGLRLKKTNESEIQKTVDRLLATLKLTEFRDRFPKDLSGGMRQRVAIARVLALDPPIMLMDEPFGALDALTRRSLQDEILKIWQENKKTVIFVTHSMEESIYLADRIVVMTYRPGTIKKDIMVDLPHPRDPADMSFNKLKGEISRLVMEEQERSQQGEFRATTGD; encoded by the coding sequence ATGGCAGCCAACGTTGAAGTCAAAAACGTTTCAAAAACATTCCGAGGGCAGGGGAAAGACGTTGTCGCTCTTCGTGATATCAACTTAGAAATCCCCGCCGGCCAATTCGTCTGCTTGCTGGGCCCCTCGGGCTGCGGGAAAAGCACATTATTAAACGGCATCGCTGGATTTTCATCGCCGACAACGGGTGAAATCAAAGTCAGCGGTAAGCCCGTGACTCATCCGGGCCCAGATCGCGGCATGGTCTTTCAAGAATACGCGCTCTTCCCGTGGATGACGGTCGAAGATAATATCTCTTTCGGTCTGCGATTAAAGAAGACAAACGAGAGCGAAATCCAAAAAACAGTGGACCGCTTACTCGCAACACTCAAGCTGACAGAATTCCGAGACAGATTCCCAAAAGACTTGTCGGGCGGAATGCGCCAGCGCGTAGCCATCGCCAGAGTTTTGGCACTCGACCCACCCATCATGCTGATGGACGAACCTTTCGGCGCCCTCGATGCGCTCACTCGTCGTAGTCTGCAAGATGAAATCCTAAAAATCTGGCAAGAAAATAAAAAGACCGTGATCTTCGTCACCCACAGCATGGAAGAGTCGATTTATTTAGCAGACAGAATCGTGGTGATGACCTACCGACCGGGCACCATTAAAAAAGACATCATGGTCGACCTGCCACATCCGCGCGATCCCGCCGACATGTCTTTTAACAAGCTCAAAGGCGAAATCTCCCGCCTAGTCATGGAAGAGCAAGAACGCTCTCAACAAGGCGAATTCCGCGCCACCACCGGCGATTGA
- a CDS encoding RNA pseudouridine synthase, with amino-acid sequence MKKVPKKYQPRGFNIIHEDIDLIVGNKAPGALTVAAKWNRDETIHSALNQYVRKGNPRATKSVYVVHRLDQATSGVLVFAKTEEVMHFLKDNWKSTIKNYYAIVHGKMPKKSGTIESYLEEDENYVVHSSKDSDKGKLAITEYEVLKETEQFSLLKINLLTGKKNQIRVHLAGEGHPIVGDTKYGKANDKHKDLRLHSAVLEFTHPFNKKRMRFTAPVPAYFKTLIDYNY; translated from the coding sequence ATGAAGAAAGTCCCTAAGAAATACCAACCGCGCGGATTCAATATTATTCACGAAGATATCGATCTTATCGTGGGGAATAAAGCTCCGGGCGCGTTGACTGTCGCTGCGAAATGGAATCGTGATGAGACCATTCACAGCGCGCTGAACCAGTACGTGCGCAAAGGCAATCCCCGTGCGACAAAATCCGTGTACGTGGTTCATCGCCTGGATCAAGCGACTTCGGGGGTTTTAGTTTTTGCAAAGACCGAAGAGGTCATGCACTTTCTAAAAGACAACTGGAAATCAACGATTAAGAATTACTACGCCATCGTTCACGGCAAAATGCCAAAAAAGAGTGGCACGATTGAAAGCTATCTCGAAGAAGACGAAAACTACGTCGTTCACTCGAGCAAAGACAGCGACAAGGGCAAGCTTGCGATCACAGAATACGAAGTTTTGAAAGAAACCGAGCAATTCAGTCTTCTGAAAATCAACTTACTCACTGGTAAGAAAAACCAGATCCGTGTTCATCTTGCCGGCGAAGGTCACCCGATCGTGGGCGATACCAAGTACGGCAAAGCCAATGACAAGCATAAAGATCTGCGCCTGCACTCAGCGGTCTTAGAATTCACCCATCCGTTTAATAAAAAACGCATGCGCTTCACCGCTCCGGTGCCGGCTTATTTTAAAACTCTCATCGACTACAATTATTAG
- a CDS encoding BolA/IbaG family iron-sulfur metabolism protein: protein MTSQEMKDRLTTAYPDGTIDVVDLTGTEDHWEVFVESAKFAGLNRIQQHQHVMAVFGPELKTGEVHALSIKTKVKS, encoded by the coding sequence ATGACATCACAAGAAATGAAAGACCGTTTAACCACCGCTTATCCTGATGGAACCATTGACGTTGTCGATTTGACTGGTACTGAAGACCATTGGGAAGTGTTCGTTGAAAGTGCGAAATTCGCGGGACTAAACCGCATTCAACAACATCAACATGTTATGGCTGTTTTTGGACCGGAGCTTAAAACCGGCGAAGTCCATGCACTTTCAATCAAAACTAAAGTAAAATCTTAA
- a CDS encoding DUF2892 domain-containing protein: protein MRCNVALWDRIIRFFVGVVLFTYAIAGGPIWAFGGVYFIFTAAWGFCPIYATLKIRTLREEKRAPRINPFEEQS, encoded by the coding sequence ATGAGATGTAACGTCGCCCTCTGGGACCGCATTATCCGCTTTTTCGTTGGCGTGGTGCTTTTCACCTACGCCATTGCGGGCGGTCCTATTTGGGCGTTCGGCGGCGTGTATTTTATCTTTACCGCGGCCTGGGGCTTCTGCCCGATCTACGCGACTCTGAAAATTCGCACTCTGCGCGAAGAAAAAAGAGCTCCCCGAATCAATCCTTTTGAGGAACAATCTTAA
- a CDS encoding FAD-binding oxidoreductase, whose amino-acid sequence MSMLPELSTLLPADQIKTDSDSLKYYGKDWTTYFDINASAILFPRSTDDVAKIVRWARKHKIALVPSGGRTGLSGAAVATKGEVVVSFEQMNQIKDFSPTDQTVVCQAGVVTEALQQFATSKNLYYPVDFAATGSSHIGGNIATNAGGIKVLRYGLTREWIAGLKVVTGTGDILELNNGLVKNATGLDLRHLFIGSEGMLGFVTECTIRLAPPPPPLKVMVLGVPNLDAVMKIFAQFKMKTTVVAFEMFSDKALKRVMENTGLPRPFETDTPFYVLAEVEGRSEQDEAQALEVFEKCLLEGWVADGVISQSETQATNFWRLREDISESLAKFSPYKNDISVAISQVPAFMNELDGILSKSYPTWEVVWFGHIGDGNLHINILRPEGMTKEEFVKECRKVDVLVFEAIMKHKGSISAEHGVGLTKKPFLRFTRSQAEIDMMKGIKKVFDPDNIMNPGKVIDL is encoded by the coding sequence ATGAGCATGCTTCCAGAACTTTCGACACTTTTGCCGGCTGACCAAATCAAGACGGATTCCGATTCTCTCAAATACTACGGCAAGGACTGGACCACTTACTTCGATATCAACGCTTCGGCGATCCTATTCCCTCGTTCTACGGACGATGTGGCTAAAATCGTGCGCTGGGCGCGCAAACACAAAATCGCTTTGGTTCCTTCTGGCGGCCGCACAGGTCTCAGTGGCGCTGCGGTGGCAACCAAAGGCGAAGTGGTGGTTTCTTTCGAGCAAATGAATCAGATCAAAGACTTCAGCCCGACCGACCAAACTGTGGTCTGCCAAGCTGGCGTTGTGACCGAAGCTTTGCAACAATTTGCGACTTCTAAAAACCTCTACTACCCGGTCGACTTCGCAGCGACGGGCTCTTCACATATTGGCGGTAACATTGCGACCAATGCCGGCGGGATCAAAGTTCTTCGCTATGGTCTGACTCGTGAGTGGATCGCGGGTTTGAAAGTTGTCACTGGTACTGGCGATATTCTGGAACTCAATAATGGCCTCGTGAAAAATGCGACGGGCCTCGATCTTCGTCATCTTTTTATTGGCAGCGAAGGGATGCTTGGTTTTGTGACTGAGTGTACGATCCGTTTGGCTCCGCCGCCGCCGCCACTCAAAGTGATGGTTTTGGGTGTGCCAAACCTTGATGCTGTGATGAAGATCTTTGCGCAGTTTAAAATGAAAACCACGGTTGTGGCTTTTGAGATGTTCTCGGATAAAGCACTCAAGCGCGTGATGGAAAACACCGGTCTACCGCGTCCGTTTGAAACCGATACTCCGTTTTATGTTTTGGCTGAAGTGGAAGGCCGCTCTGAACAAGACGAAGCTCAAGCGCTTGAAGTGTTTGAGAAGTGCTTGCTTGAAGGCTGGGTTGCTGACGGCGTGATTAGCCAGTCTGAAACTCAGGCGACAAATTTCTGGCGCCTGCGTGAAGATATCAGCGAGTCCCTCGCGAAGTTCTCTCCGTATAAGAACGACATTTCTGTGGCGATCTCGCAAGTACCTGCTTTCATGAATGAGCTTGACGGAATTTTATCGAAATCATACCCAACGTGGGAAGTGGTTTGGTTCGGTCACATTGGTGACGGAAACCTGCACATCAATATCCTGCGCCCTGAAGGCATGACGAAAGAAGAATTCGTTAAAGAATGCCGCAAGGTCGACGTACTGGTATTTGAAGCGATCATGAAGCACAAAGGTTCGATCTCGGCCGAGCACGGTGTGGGTCTGACGAAGAAGCCATTCTTGCGCTTCACCCGCTCGCAGGCTGAAATCGATATGATGAAAGGGATCAAGAAAGTCTTCGATCCGGATAACATCATGAACCCAGGTAAAGTGATCGACCTCTAA
- the grxD gene encoding Grx4 family monothiol glutaredoxin encodes MSTTHERIEKLLNDNKIVLFMKGTQSFPMCGFSSRACAILQDIGVQFHDVNVLEDEEIRQGIKEYGNWPTIPQLYINKQLVGGSDIMMEMYQSGELQEMLKN; translated from the coding sequence ATGTCTACTACTCATGAACGTATTGAAAAACTTTTGAACGATAACAAGATCGTGCTTTTCATGAAAGGCACTCAAAGCTTCCCTATGTGCGGTTTCTCTTCTCGCGCATGCGCTATCTTGCAAGACATCGGCGTGCAATTCCACGACGTGAACGTGCTTGAAGACGAAGAAATCCGTCAAGGCATCAAAGAATACGGCAACTGGCCGACAATCCCGCAACTTTACATCAACAAGCAACTTGTTGGCGGCAGCGATATCATGATGGAAATGTATCAAAGCGGCGAACTTCAAGAGATGTTGAAAAACTAA
- a CDS encoding type 1 glutamine amidotransferase, with protein MAKKLNGKKIAILSTDGFEQSELFEPRKALIEAGAEVTVVSLHGGEIKGWHEGNWGKSIKVDALVSESDSDQFDALMIPGGVMNPDKLRCDENVIEFIEGFFHNAKPVAAICHAPAVLIETGLVAGKTLTSWRSIKTDLLNAGATWVDKEVVSDEGLVTSRKPADIPAFNRKMIEVFAEGIPDIHPQRPLNH; from the coding sequence ATGGCAAAAAAACTCAACGGCAAGAAAATCGCAATTCTTTCGACGGACGGTTTTGAACAGTCCGAACTTTTTGAACCAAGAAAAGCGCTGATCGAAGCGGGAGCAGAGGTCACGGTCGTCAGCCTGCACGGCGGTGAAATCAAAGGCTGGCACGAAGGAAACTGGGGAAAGAGCATCAAAGTCGATGCCCTCGTCAGTGAATCTGACAGCGATCAGTTTGATGCACTGATGATTCCTGGCGGTGTTATGAATCCTGACAAACTTCGCTGCGATGAAAATGTCATTGAATTCATTGAAGGCTTTTTTCATAACGCCAAACCTGTTGCAGCGATCTGCCATGCTCCGGCCGTCTTGATCGAAACCGGACTCGTTGCCGGTAAAACTCTGACTTCGTGGCGCTCTATTAAAACGGATCTTCTGAATGCGGGAGCTACTTGGGTCGATAAAGAAGTGGTCTCAGACGAAGGCTTAGTCACAAGCCGTAAACCCGCCGACATTCCTGCGTTTAATCGCAAGATGATCGAGGTATTTGCGGAAGGCATTCCGGATATTCATCCGCAGCGCCCGCTGAATCACTAA
- a CDS encoding DUF3617 family protein produces MKLTLLAVFLFSVTASAQNITPGLWKAKTKITLGGMSMPLFDVDDCISPAEAKDIKKYIQENLIPETQCTVKTWDYKKPDLKVTLTCENNQYKAKGNLSGKVTDKEFKIGGTLQGTHVVMGDISVGVDYDGKYTKACK; encoded by the coding sequence ATGAAATTGACTCTGTTGGCGGTTTTTCTTTTTAGCGTGACTGCATCGGCGCAAAATATTACGCCGGGCCTTTGGAAAGCAAAGACCAAGATCACTCTGGGGGGTATGTCGATGCCGCTTTTTGATGTCGATGATTGCATCAGCCCCGCTGAAGCCAAAGACATCAAAAAATACATTCAAGAAAATCTGATTCCTGAAACTCAGTGCACGGTGAAGACCTGGGATTATAAAAAGCCCGACCTCAAAGTCACCCTGACTTGCGAAAACAACCAGTACAAAGCTAAAGGCAATCTCAGCGGCAAAGTCACCGATAAAGAGTTTAAAATCGGCGGCACTCTGCAAGGCACCCACGTTGTGATGGGTGATATCAGCGTAGGCGTTGATTACGACGGCAAGTACACGAAAGCCTGCAAATAG